The proteins below come from a single Pseudarthrobacter sp. SSS035 genomic window:
- a CDS encoding aldo/keto reductase family protein codes for MEFRYLGNSGFKVSEITFGNWLTHGSQVENDVATQCVRAALDAGISTFDTADVYANTAAETVLGEALKGERRESLEIFTKVYGPTGPKGKNDVGLSRKHIMDSINGSLSRLQTDYVDLYQAHRYDFETPLEETMQAFADIVRQGKALYIGVSEWTAEQLRDGHALSKELGFQLISNQPQYSMLWRVIESEVVPASEELGVSQIVWSPMAQGVLSGKYLPGQPAPAGSRATDDKGGARMIERWMRDDVLAGVQDLKPIAAEAGLSLPQLAVAWVLQNPNVASAIVGASRPEQLADTVAAAGVTLEPQTMKKIDDAIGSLAERDPAQTKSPATREA; via the coding sequence ATGGAATTCAGATACCTCGGAAACAGCGGCTTCAAAGTCTCGGAAATCACGTTCGGCAACTGGCTGACGCACGGCTCCCAGGTGGAGAACGACGTCGCCACCCAGTGCGTACGCGCAGCGCTCGACGCCGGCATCAGCACCTTTGATACGGCGGATGTTTATGCGAACACCGCCGCCGAAACCGTCCTCGGCGAGGCGCTGAAGGGCGAACGCCGCGAGTCCCTGGAGATTTTCACCAAGGTCTACGGCCCCACCGGGCCCAAGGGCAAAAACGATGTTGGCCTGTCCCGCAAGCACATCATGGACTCGATCAACGGCTCACTCAGCCGGCTCCAGACGGACTACGTGGACCTCTACCAGGCCCACCGGTACGACTTCGAGACGCCCCTGGAAGAGACCATGCAGGCGTTCGCGGACATTGTGCGGCAGGGCAAGGCGCTGTACATCGGCGTCAGCGAATGGACCGCGGAGCAGCTCCGGGACGGCCACGCGCTGTCCAAGGAACTGGGTTTCCAGCTGATCTCCAACCAGCCCCAGTACTCCATGCTCTGGCGCGTCATAGAGTCCGAGGTTGTGCCGGCGTCGGAAGAACTGGGGGTGTCCCAGATTGTCTGGTCCCCCATGGCGCAGGGCGTGCTGAGCGGCAAGTACCTGCCCGGCCAGCCAGCACCCGCGGGCAGCCGCGCCACGGATGACAAGGGCGGCGCCAGGATGATCGAGCGCTGGATGCGTGACGACGTCCTCGCGGGTGTCCAGGACCTCAAGCCGATCGCCGCGGAAGCCGGGCTCTCCCTGCCCCAGCTCGCGGTTGCCTGGGTGCTGCAGAACCCGAACGTTGCCTCCGCCATCGTCGGGGCGTCGCGCCCTGAGCAGCTCGCAGACACCGTGGCCGCCGCGGGTGTGACGCTGGAGCCGCAGACCATGAAGAAGATCGACGACGCCATCGGCTCACTGGCGGAACGCGATCCGGCGCAGACCAAGTCCCCCGCCACGCGCGAAGCGTAG
- a CDS encoding aldo/keto reductase — protein sequence MSLSELRVFGRSGTPISPLTLGTMNFGEGPGGAAGGPQAGGAPTGADESIRIIQAALDSGITAVDTADVYSQGESEQVVGRALRGRRDDVFLATKFHGQMSANPAHSGNSRRWIMQAVEGSLRRLQTDRIDLYQAHRPDYNTDVLETITALNDLIRQGKILYYGTSVFTPAQLVEAQWLATTNHLIPPVANQVPYSMLVRGNERDVLPIAQQYGLGVLAYGPLAGGWLSGEFVLDAGKPPTRVHSLPGRYDISGPSSERKLLAADALARLADKLEISLVELSIGFALNHPAVSSVIIGPRTEDHLKAYLKAADTLLGESVLDAIDELVPPGTNFVERDAGAIVPSLEYAELRRR from the coding sequence ATGAGCCTCAGCGAACTTCGTGTGTTCGGGCGGTCCGGCACGCCCATCAGCCCGCTCACACTGGGCACCATGAACTTTGGCGAAGGCCCGGGCGGCGCGGCCGGCGGCCCCCAGGCAGGCGGCGCCCCCACCGGTGCGGATGAAAGCATCCGCATCATCCAGGCCGCCCTCGACTCCGGCATCACCGCGGTGGACACCGCCGACGTGTACTCCCAGGGTGAGTCCGAACAGGTGGTGGGCCGGGCGCTCCGCGGCCGCCGCGACGACGTCTTCCTGGCCACCAAGTTCCACGGCCAGATGAGCGCCAACCCGGCCCACTCGGGGAACTCCCGGCGCTGGATCATGCAGGCGGTGGAGGGCAGCCTCCGGCGGCTGCAGACGGACCGGATCGATCTGTACCAGGCGCACCGGCCGGACTACAACACCGACGTGCTTGAGACCATCACCGCCCTGAACGACCTCATCCGGCAGGGGAAGATCCTCTACTACGGCACCTCGGTGTTCACCCCGGCGCAGCTCGTGGAGGCCCAGTGGCTGGCCACCACCAACCACCTGATCCCGCCCGTAGCCAACCAGGTCCCGTATTCGATGCTGGTCCGCGGCAACGAACGCGATGTCCTGCCCATTGCGCAGCAGTACGGCCTGGGTGTGCTCGCCTACGGTCCGCTGGCCGGGGGCTGGTTGTCCGGCGAGTTCGTCCTCGATGCCGGGAAACCGCCCACCCGAGTCCATTCACTGCCGGGACGCTACGACATTTCCGGGCCGTCCAGCGAGCGGAAGCTGCTGGCGGCGGACGCGCTGGCCCGGCTGGCCGACAAGCTGGAGATCTCGCTCGTGGAACTTTCCATCGGGTTCGCGCTGAACCACCCCGCCGTCAGCAGTGTGATCATCGGCCCGCGCACCGAGGACCATCTCAAGGCCTATCTCAAGGCCGCGGACACCCTCCTGGGCGAGTCCGTGCTGGATGCGATCGACGAACTGGTGCCGCCCGGGACCAACTTCGTGGAGCGCGACGCCGGGGCGATAGTGCCGTCCCTGGAGTACGCGGAACTCCGCCGCCGCTGA
- a CDS encoding transketolase, with protein MIQETAAERLDRVGAAAYRIRHHALNMGEVQGQGYVGQALGAADMLATVYSDQLRFRAEDPEWDARDRFLLSTGHYAIGHYAALAEAGTIPVAELETYGSDDSRLPMSGMSTYTPGMEISGGSLGHGLSIAVGMALGLRYQGSNARVYNFLSDGELDEGSTWEAAMGAHHHQLGNLTAMVDINALQADGKTDTVLRTEPVTEKWEAFGWYTQRVDGNDVGALLAAFDNAAAQAAAVGRPSVILCDTKVGRGVPLLEERKKAHFMRIEEHEWQTCREQLTAGHEGKDAR; from the coding sequence ATGATCCAGGAAACGGCCGCGGAACGCCTCGACCGCGTCGGCGCCGCGGCGTACCGGATCCGGCATCACGCTTTGAACATGGGCGAGGTGCAGGGCCAAGGCTACGTGGGCCAGGCCCTCGGCGCGGCAGACATGCTGGCCACCGTGTACTCCGACCAGCTCCGCTTCCGCGCCGAGGACCCGGAATGGGACGCCCGGGACCGGTTCCTGCTCTCCACCGGGCATTATGCGATCGGGCACTACGCGGCATTGGCCGAAGCCGGCACCATTCCCGTCGCCGAACTCGAAACGTACGGCTCGGACGACTCCCGGCTGCCGATGTCCGGAATGTCCACCTACACCCCCGGTATGGAAATCTCCGGCGGATCCCTGGGCCACGGCCTGTCCATCGCCGTTGGCATGGCCCTGGGCCTGCGCTACCAGGGCTCCAACGCCAGGGTCTACAACTTCCTCTCCGACGGCGAACTCGACGAAGGCTCCACCTGGGAGGCCGCCATGGGCGCCCACCACCACCAGCTCGGGAACCTCACCGCCATGGTGGACATCAACGCCCTGCAGGCCGACGGCAAAACCGACACCGTCCTCCGCACCGAGCCCGTGACCGAAAAATGGGAAGCATTCGGCTGGTACACCCAGCGTGTGGACGGGAACGACGTCGGCGCGCTGCTCGCAGCGTTCGACAACGCAGCCGCCCAGGCCGCCGCCGTCGGACGTCCCTCCGTGATCCTTTGCGACACGAAGGTGGGACGCGGCGTCCCGCTGCTGGAGGAGCGCAAAAAGGCGCACTTTATGCGCATCGAAGAACACGAATGGCAGACCTGCCGCGAACAGCTGACCGCAGGACACGAAGGAAAGGACGCCCGATGA
- a CDS encoding dihydroxyacetone kinase family protein yields the protein MTKIFNDPSEFAEEALAGFCDVYSGLVRQVPGGAVRRHRPANPKVAVLAGGGSGHYPAFAGLIGTGLADGAVVGNIFTSPSAQQAYAVAKSADSGAGVVFTYGNYAGDVMNFGMASERLAAEGIQVENVLVTDDIASAPPSESDKRRGIAGDFTVFKIMGAAAEAGADLADVVRLGRKANSLTRTIGSAFHGCTFPGADAPLFTLQDKQMGLGLGIHGEPGLFDTDLPSAKELGQEFVSRLLAETPPGAGDRLAVILNGLGSTKHEELFVLWLTVALLLRDAGYTLVMPEVGELVTSLDMSGVSLTITWLDEELEPLWTAPAETPAYRRGTAAVQLGAASGQETSDAGTADVPFEADGDSRAYAVQCVAALEAARQSLHAAESRLGDLDAVAGDGDHGRGMVRGIDAAATAGAAAGTRGAGAGSVLIAAGDAWADKAGGTSGVLWGAGLRALGESLGNQRTPGAEELAAGMSAFAARITDLGKAGPGDKTMVDALLPFTETLTRLVQEGAEPRQAWASAALDAVAAAEATAALRPLKGRARPLAEKSLGTPDPGATSLAMIFTVMGPFLAGSGQSATTSSETAGALS from the coding sequence ATGACCAAGATTTTCAATGATCCCTCCGAATTCGCAGAAGAGGCCCTTGCCGGATTCTGCGACGTCTATTCCGGGCTGGTGCGCCAGGTCCCCGGCGGCGCCGTGCGGCGCCACCGTCCGGCGAACCCCAAGGTTGCCGTCCTCGCCGGCGGCGGTTCCGGGCACTACCCGGCGTTCGCCGGGCTGATCGGCACCGGACTGGCCGACGGCGCCGTGGTCGGCAACATCTTCACGTCGCCTTCGGCGCAGCAGGCCTACGCCGTGGCCAAGTCCGCGGATTCGGGCGCCGGCGTTGTCTTCACCTACGGCAACTACGCCGGGGACGTGATGAACTTCGGCATGGCCAGCGAACGCCTCGCCGCCGAAGGGATCCAGGTTGAGAACGTCCTGGTCACGGACGACATCGCCAGCGCGCCCCCGTCGGAATCCGACAAACGCCGCGGCATCGCCGGTGACTTCACGGTCTTCAAGATCATGGGTGCTGCCGCTGAAGCGGGCGCTGACCTGGCCGACGTCGTCCGCCTGGGCCGGAAAGCCAACAGCCTGACGCGGACCATCGGCAGCGCTTTCCACGGCTGTACGTTCCCCGGCGCGGACGCCCCGCTGTTTACGCTCCAGGACAAGCAGATGGGCCTCGGCCTGGGAATCCACGGCGAGCCCGGCCTGTTCGACACCGATTTGCCGTCCGCCAAGGAACTCGGCCAGGAATTTGTGTCCCGGCTGCTGGCCGAAACCCCGCCCGGTGCCGGCGACCGGCTTGCAGTGATCCTCAACGGGCTGGGGTCCACCAAGCACGAGGAGCTCTTTGTCCTCTGGCTGACCGTGGCCCTTCTCCTCCGCGACGCCGGCTACACCCTGGTGATGCCCGAGGTGGGGGAGCTCGTCACCAGCCTCGACATGTCCGGTGTCTCCCTCACCATCACCTGGCTGGACGAGGAGCTGGAACCGCTCTGGACGGCGCCCGCGGAAACCCCTGCCTACCGCCGGGGAACTGCCGCCGTCCAGTTAGGGGCCGCCTCCGGCCAGGAAACGTCCGACGCCGGGACCGCCGACGTGCCATTCGAGGCCGACGGCGACTCCCGCGCCTACGCCGTCCAGTGCGTTGCGGCGCTCGAAGCCGCCCGTCAATCACTACATGCGGCCGAGTCGCGGCTGGGTGATCTCGATGCGGTGGCCGGCGACGGCGACCACGGCCGGGGAATGGTCCGCGGGATCGACGCCGCCGCCACAGCAGGTGCCGCGGCGGGTACCCGGGGTGCCGGGGCGGGCTCGGTCCTGATCGCCGCCGGTGACGCCTGGGCAGACAAGGCCGGCGGCACTTCCGGGGTTCTGTGGGGTGCGGGGCTGCGGGCGTTGGGTGAATCGCTGGGGAACCAGCGGACCCCTGGCGCCGAGGAACTGGCGGCCGGCATGAGCGCCTTCGCAGCCAGGATCACTGACCTGGGGAAGGCCGGACCGGGCGATAAGACCATGGTGGATGCGCTGCTGCCGTTCACTGAAACGCTTACCCGCCTCGTCCAGGAGGGCGCAGAACCGCGTCAGGCCTGGGCTTCAGCGGCCCTTGATGCTGTGGCGGCGGCCGAAGCCACGGCCGCACTCCGCCCACTGAAGGGACGGGCGCGGCCACTCGCGGAAAAGAGCCTGGGCACGCCGGACCCCGGAGCGACGTCACTCGCGATGATTTTCACCGTCATGGGGCCGTTCCTGGCAGGTTCGGGCCAATCAGCCACCACCTCCAGCGAGACCGCAGGAGCACTTTCATGA
- a CDS encoding RpiB/LacA/LacB family sugar-phosphate isomerase, with product MTTEPVTPTPATPGLRLVLGADEAGVDYKNRILADLQADPRISEIIDIGVNRSDAAEDFVRPYPYVGIAAGELIRDGKADRAILFCGTGIGVAIAANKVDGIRATTAHDSFSVERSVLSNDCQVLTMGQRVVGVELASRLAREWIGYTFDPSSASADKVKVLTDFEGC from the coding sequence ATGACCACGGAGCCAGTAACGCCCACTCCAGCAACGCCCGGACTGCGCCTGGTCCTGGGGGCCGACGAGGCCGGCGTCGACTACAAGAACCGCATCCTGGCAGACCTGCAGGCCGATCCGAGGATCAGCGAGATCATCGATATCGGCGTCAACCGGAGCGATGCCGCGGAGGACTTCGTCCGGCCCTACCCGTACGTTGGCATCGCGGCGGGAGAGCTGATCCGCGACGGAAAGGCCGACCGCGCCATCCTGTTCTGCGGCACGGGAATCGGCGTGGCGATCGCCGCCAACAAGGTGGACGGCATCCGTGCCACCACGGCCCATGATTCGTTCTCGGTGGAGCGGTCCGTCCTGTCCAATGACTGCCAGGTCCTCACCATGGGGCAGCGCGTGGTGGGAGTGGAGCTGGCCAGCAGGCTGGCCCGCGAATGGATCGGCTACACGTTTGATCCGAGCTCTGCTTCGGCGGACAAGGTCAAGGTGCTCACGGACTTCGAGGGCTGCTGA
- a CDS encoding MFS transporter — protein sequence MSNEALKMRGHVHGTKDAKRVAIGSGVGAVIETYDFIGFGTAAALYFGTAFFPTGDPVTGTLAAFATLGVGFAARPIGGIIGGHLGDKVGRKPVLVASLILMGVATFLIGLLPTYEQVGLLAPALLVFVRVVQGLAFGAEWGGAILMSYEHAPWKSKGKYTGIVQAGFPVGLLLANLVFLVSVNLGGELAWRVPFLASIVLVAVGLIIRSKVPESPVFDEVKESGSIVKSPIIEVIKTDWRSIVRGIGLRIAETAGYAVSITYMISYLHTQQLADKTQTLVALCIASFIGIFATMAWARLTDRIGRRPLYIWSTAFAVLFGIPMFLLVNTGMFIFVIATIVISYAVCQNSLAGAQGAWFPELFQAKTRSSGASLAYQISAMVSGFTPFVTTLLFVSLGWMGPAILFSFYAAIGLWAALVTRETWGKRERQLADEATKSTPQSVSV from the coding sequence ATGAGCAATGAAGCTCTGAAAATGCGCGGCCACGTGCATGGCACAAAGGACGCAAAGCGCGTCGCAATCGGGTCCGGCGTTGGCGCCGTAATCGAGACGTATGACTTCATCGGCTTCGGCACCGCGGCTGCACTGTACTTCGGCACGGCGTTCTTCCCCACCGGCGACCCGGTGACGGGCACGCTGGCAGCCTTCGCCACGCTCGGTGTCGGTTTCGCCGCCCGCCCGATCGGCGGCATCATTGGCGGGCACCTCGGCGACAAGGTGGGCCGCAAGCCCGTCCTGGTGGCCTCCCTGATCCTCATGGGTGTGGCCACGTTCCTCATCGGGCTCCTGCCCACCTACGAGCAGGTTGGCCTGCTGGCCCCAGCCCTGCTGGTCTTCGTCCGCGTGGTCCAGGGCCTGGCCTTCGGCGCTGAGTGGGGCGGCGCCATCCTGATGAGCTACGAGCACGCGCCCTGGAAGTCCAAGGGCAAGTACACCGGCATCGTCCAGGCTGGCTTCCCCGTGGGCCTGCTGCTGGCGAACCTCGTCTTCCTGGTCAGCGTGAACCTGGGCGGCGAACTTGCCTGGCGCGTTCCGTTCCTGGCCAGCATCGTGCTCGTCGCCGTCGGCCTGATCATCCGTTCGAAGGTCCCGGAATCACCGGTGTTCGACGAGGTCAAGGAGAGCGGCTCCATCGTCAAGTCCCCGATCATCGAGGTCATCAAGACGGACTGGCGCAGCATCGTCCGGGGCATCGGCCTCCGCATTGCCGAGACCGCCGGCTACGCCGTTTCCATCACGTACATGATTTCCTACCTGCACACCCAGCAGCTGGCTGACAAGACCCAGACCCTCGTGGCCCTCTGCATCGCCTCTTTCATCGGCATCTTCGCCACCATGGCGTGGGCCCGGCTCACGGACAGGATCGGCCGACGGCCCCTGTACATCTGGTCCACAGCCTTCGCCGTGCTGTTCGGCATCCCCATGTTCCTGCTGGTGAACACCGGAATGTTCATCTTCGTGATCGCCACCATTGTGATCTCCTACGCCGTCTGCCAGAACTCCCTTGCCGGCGCCCAGGGCGCGTGGTTCCCCGAACTGTTCCAGGCCAAGACCCGCTCCTCCGGCGCCTCGCTGGCCTACCAGATCTCGGCCATGGTCTCGGGGTTCACGCCCTTCGTCACCACCCTGCTCTTCGTTTCCTTGGGCTGGATGGGTCCTGCGATCCTCTTCAGCTTCTACGCGGCCATCGGCCTGTGGGCCGCCTTGGTCACCCGGGAGACCTGGGGCAAGCGCGAACGGCAGCTGGCAGATGAGGCCACCAAAAGCACGCCGCAGTCAGTGAGCGTCTGA
- a CDS encoding SDR family NAD(P)-dependent oxidoreductase, which yields MTTTIQRTAVLTGATSDRGIGITTARRYASQGWAVVILDLDGEKSAKVAADIGNEFNVPAFGHEIDVANEGSVNIAYAAVNAEITAGILPPVGALANIAGITSPVPFLETTLDLWHKVMDVNATGTYLVTKAFLPDMIANGWGRIVNMSSVSAQRGGGVFGKVPYSAAKAAILGLTKALAREIGATGVTVNAITPGAVDTNIRVGSTDEQEAAINAGIPLGRNATTEEIAAVITFLSSEESAYLTGTTIDINGGSHIH from the coding sequence ATGACCACCACCATCCAGCGCACCGCCGTCCTCACCGGGGCAACCTCGGACCGCGGCATCGGCATCACCACCGCCCGCCGCTATGCCAGCCAGGGCTGGGCGGTGGTGATCCTGGACCTCGACGGCGAGAAGTCCGCCAAGGTCGCCGCCGATATCGGCAATGAGTTCAACGTGCCTGCCTTCGGCCACGAGATCGACGTCGCCAACGAAGGCTCCGTCAACATCGCCTACGCAGCAGTCAATGCGGAGATTACTGCCGGCATCCTGCCCCCGGTCGGAGCCCTTGCCAACATCGCCGGCATCACCTCCCCGGTCCCGTTCCTGGAGACCACGCTGGACCTCTGGCACAAGGTGATGGATGTCAACGCCACCGGAACGTACCTGGTCACCAAGGCGTTCCTGCCGGACATGATCGCCAACGGCTGGGGCCGGATCGTCAACATGTCCTCAGTGTCCGCTCAGCGCGGCGGCGGCGTGTTCGGCAAGGTCCCCTACTCAGCAGCCAAGGCCGCGATCCTGGGCCTCACCAAGGCGCTGGCCCGGGAAATCGGCGCCACCGGCGTCACCGTTAACGCCATCACGCCCGGCGCCGTGGACACCAACATCCGGGTGGGCAGCACTGACGAGCAGGAAGCCGCCATCAACGCCGGCATCCCCCTGGGCCGGAATGCCACCACCGAAGAGATCGCGGCCGTCATCACGTTCCTGTCCTCCGAGGAATCCGCGTACCTCACCGGAACCACCATCGACATCAACGGCGGAAGCCACATCCACTAA
- a CDS encoding transketolase family protein → MSTAAVSTGPAPKLKTSAMIASFADPGQKTTSAPFGHALVKAAQENDKIVGLTADLGKYTDMHVFAQAFPERFFQMGMAEQLLFGAAAGLAETGLVPFASTYSVFAARRAYDFLCLDAAEPNLNVNIVGGLPGLTTGYGPSHQATEDMAIFRGMPNLTIVDPCDSIDIEQAVPQLAASEGPTYLRLLRGNVPTVLDEYGYTFELGKAKVLRGGNDVVFISSGLMTMRALQAAKALAAHNVDVAVVHTPTIKPFDAATVLGEINTDRLAVTLENHSVTGGLFETVASAVVTAGLGKRVVPVALPDEFLDAGALPTLHDRYGLTVEKIVAKVLAELK, encoded by the coding sequence ATGAGCACCGCAGCCGTTTCCACGGGACCCGCACCGAAGTTGAAGACGTCGGCAATGATCGCGTCCTTCGCCGACCCCGGCCAGAAAACTACCTCCGCACCGTTCGGGCATGCGCTCGTCAAAGCCGCGCAGGAGAACGACAAAATTGTGGGCCTCACCGCGGACCTCGGCAAATACACCGACATGCACGTCTTCGCCCAGGCCTTCCCGGAGCGGTTTTTCCAGATGGGCATGGCCGAACAGCTGCTCTTCGGCGCCGCCGCGGGGCTCGCCGAAACCGGGCTGGTCCCGTTCGCGTCCACCTACTCCGTGTTCGCCGCCCGCCGCGCCTACGACTTCCTCTGCCTCGATGCCGCCGAACCAAACCTCAACGTCAACATCGTGGGCGGCCTGCCCGGCCTCACCACCGGGTACGGTCCCAGCCACCAGGCCACCGAGGACATGGCGATCTTCCGTGGCATGCCCAACCTGACCATCGTGGACCCCTGCGACTCGATCGACATCGAACAGGCCGTGCCCCAGCTCGCCGCCAGCGAGGGTCCCACCTACCTGCGGCTGCTCCGCGGGAACGTGCCCACCGTGCTGGACGAGTACGGCTACACGTTCGAACTCGGCAAGGCCAAGGTCCTGCGCGGCGGCAATGACGTGGTGTTCATCTCCTCCGGGCTGATGACCATGCGTGCGCTGCAGGCAGCGAAAGCCCTCGCGGCACACAACGTGGACGTCGCCGTCGTCCACACACCCACGATCAAACCGTTCGACGCCGCCACCGTCCTGGGCGAAATCAACACCGACCGCCTCGCCGTGACCCTGGAAAACCACAGCGTGACCGGCGGCCTCTTCGAAACCGTCGCCTCCGCCGTCGTCACCGCGGGGCTCGGCAAGAGGGTAGTGCCGGTGGCGCTGCCGGATGAGTTCCTCGACGCCGGCGCCCTGCCCACCCTCCACGACCGCTACGGACTCACCGTCGAAAAAATCGTCGCGAAAGTCCTCGCCGAACTGAAGTAG
- a CDS encoding sugar phosphate isomerase/epimerase: MFNSRLGCSSISFRHQDLPAALRTIGGLGFEEIDLGALPGVCDHVPYNLDDAAVTAVTAEVAASGLRVRSVNGDIGDLNAVLDPRQHAARERHLEALLTLTANTGAKALVLPCGALSHEPVRSLDADLDEVAAQLIHAGQRAAEFGVELWTESLHFLRFCWNLERAELLARRLAGTGVGIVMDFSHIVAAGEDPLEYLERHQGRIAHVHLRDAVPGNINLSIGNGNADFAAGLRALAEGGYTGHFSLELETRDVTHDERPAAAAKAASFITDLI; this comes from the coding sequence ATGTTCAACTCACGACTCGGCTGCTCGTCCATCAGCTTCAGGCATCAGGACCTGCCAGCCGCCCTGCGTACCATCGGCGGCCTGGGCTTCGAAGAGATCGACCTCGGCGCCCTCCCGGGGGTGTGCGACCACGTCCCGTACAACCTCGATGACGCGGCCGTCACCGCTGTCACTGCGGAAGTTGCCGCTTCCGGGCTGCGCGTCCGTTCCGTCAACGGAGATATCGGCGACCTCAACGCAGTGCTCGACCCCCGCCAGCATGCTGCCCGCGAACGGCACCTGGAGGCGCTGCTCACCCTCACGGCCAACACCGGCGCGAAAGCGCTGGTCCTCCCGTGCGGCGCGCTGAGCCACGAACCGGTCCGGAGCCTTGACGCGGATCTGGACGAAGTTGCAGCCCAGCTCATCCATGCCGGGCAGCGTGCGGCGGAGTTCGGCGTCGAGCTCTGGACCGAATCCCTGCACTTCCTGCGGTTCTGCTGGAACCTCGAACGCGCGGAACTGCTGGCCCGGCGGCTGGCGGGTACCGGCGTCGGAATTGTCATGGACTTCAGCCACATCGTCGCCGCCGGAGAAGATCCGCTGGAGTACCTCGAACGCCACCAGGGCCGGATTGCCCACGTTCATCTCCGTGATGCGGTGCCGGGCAACATCAACCTCAGCATCGGCAACGGCAACGCGGATTTCGCCGCAGGGCTGCGCGCGCTGGCGGAGGGCGGCTACACCGGCCACTTCTCCCTCGAACTCGAAACCCGCGACGTCACCCACGACGAACGTCCCGCTGCCGCCGCCAAGGCGGCAAGCTTCATCACCGACCTCATCTGA